In the genome of Gallus gallus isolate bGalGal1 chromosome 21, bGalGal1.mat.broiler.GRCg7b, whole genome shotgun sequence, one region contains:
- the SLC45A1 gene encoding proton-associated sugar transporter A isoform X2, protein MTHPWRRPRLSAVMIPPSATTPIGDAALLPSVASQETWRSQIPGYSGSVTQHISHRANNFKRHPKRRKLIRPSPPPPPNTPCPIDLIGFGDLQPRRSFLELLFNGCILFGLEFSYAMETAYVTPVLLQMGLPDQLYGMVWFISPILGFLLQPLLGAWSDRCTSRFGRRRPFILVLAVGALFGLSLMLNGRDIGSALSDTVNNHKWGIVLTVCGVVLMDFSADSADNPSHAYMMDVCSPMDQDRGLNIHALLAGLGGGFGYVIGGIHWDKTSFGKAVGGQLRVIYVFTSIILTITTVLTLISIPERPLGSFSRKKKVMKSPSLPLPPSPPLFFEEGVNENFASRNSDHLYASFTSPVSPLSPLTPKYGSFVSRDNSLTGINEFASSFGTSNIDSVLIDCFTGGHSSYLALPASLPRQPVSVSFPRVPDGCYQQENGILEQGERSIIPGPDGEALRVGSLDAIKPRSSGILKRPQSLAIPDIVTGHCPESSRRRNVTFSQQVANILLDGVKYESELNGSGETSEQPLSMRLLCSTICHMPRALRNLCINHFLGWLSFEGMLLFYTDFMGEVVFEGNPKAPHNSDEYQKYNAGVTMGCWGMCIYAFSAAFYSAALEKLEERFSTRTLYFIAYLAFGLGTGLATLSRNIYIVLSLCTTYGILFATLCTLPYSLLCDYYQSCEFAGSHTEGTRRGMGVDISLLSCQYFLAQILVALAMGPLTTAVGSASGTMYFASLVSFLGCLFSSLCVIYEPTLSTEELPPTEEQSPLLPCVQD, encoded by the exons atgacccatccctggagacgcccaag aCTCTCAGCTGTGATGATTCCACCATCTGCAACAACCCCCATCGGTGATGCTGCACTTTTGCCAAGTGTGGCTTCTCAGGAAACATGGAGGTCACAAATTCCAGGCTATTCTGGGTCAGTCACACAGCACATAAGTCACCGGGCTAATAACTTCAAGAGACATCcgaaaaggagaaaattaatcCGTCCTTCgccgccaccaccaccaaaTACTCCCTGTCCTATTGACTTGATTGGCTTTGGAGATCTCCAGCCTCGGAGATCTTTCCTGGAACTCCTGTTTAATGGGTGTATTCTCTTTGGGCTTGAGTTTAGCTATGCCATGGAAACAGCCTATGTTACACCTGTGTTGCTTCAGATGGGGCTGCCAGACCAGCTGTATGGAATGGTGTGGTTCATCAGCCCTATACTAG GGTTtctgctgcagcctttgctgGGGGCCTGGAGTGACAGATGCACATCAAGATTCGGGAGGAGAAGACCTTTCATTCTGGTCTTAGCAGTAG GTGCGCTGTTTGGGCTCTCGCTTATGCTGAATGGCAGAGATATTGGGAGTGCCTTGTCTGACACTGTGAATAATCACAAATGGGGGATTGTTCTTACAGTCTGTGGTGTTGTCCTCATGGACTTCAGTGCAGATTCGGCAGACAATCCCAGCCACGCCTACATGATGGATGTGTGTAGCCCAATGGATCAAGACAGGGGCCTCAATATCCATGCTTTGTTAGCAG GTCTTGGAGGTGGCTTTGGTTATGTTATTGGAGGAATACATTGGGATAAAACCAGTTTTGGAAAAGCTGTGGGAGGGCAACTGCGTGTCATCTATGTCTTCACATCAATAATACTGACTATCACTACTGTGCTGACTCTGATTAGCATTCCAGAAAGACCCCTAGGGTCCTttagcaggaagaaaaaggtgATGAAGAGTCCAagtcttcctctccctccttctccaCCTCTCTTCTTTGAAGAGGGTGTAAATGAAAACTTTGCTTCTCGCAACTCAGATCACTTATATGCAAGTTTTACAAGCCCTGTTTCTCCCCTCAGCCCGCTCACACCCAAGTATGGCAGTTTTGTCAGCAGAGACAATTCCTTGACAGGAATTAACGAATTTGCATCATCATTTGGGACTTCAAATATTGATAGTGTGCTTATAGACTGTTTTACAGGTGGGCACAGTAGTTACTTAgcacttccagctagcttgcCCAGGCAGCCTGTCAGTGTCAGCTTTCCTCGGGTGCCAGATGGTTGTTACCAACAAGAAAATGGAATTCTGGAGCAAGGGGAGAGGAGCATAATTCCAGGGCCTGACGGAGAGGCACTGAGGGTGGGCTCCCTGGATGCAATAAAGCCACGGTCATCAGGCATCCTGAAAAGACCTCAGAGCTTGGCCATTCCAGATATTGTAACAGGACATTGTCCAGAAAGTagcagaagaagaaatgtaacTTTCAGCCAACAG GTTGCTAATATCCTGCTGGATGGTGTTAAGTATGAGAGTGAGCTGAATGGATCAGGTGAGACCTCCGAGCAACCACTCTCCATGCGACTTCTTTGTTCAACCATCTGCCACATGCCCAGGGCTCTTCGTAACCTCTGCATCAACCACTTTCTAG GATGGCTCTCATTTGAGGGGATGTTGCTCTTCTACACTGACTTCATGGGAGAAGTAGTGTTTGAAGGGAATCCAAAAGCCCCTCACAACTCAGATGAGTATCAGAAGTACAACGCTGGGGTCACCATGGGCTGCTGGGGAATGTGCATCTATGcattcagtgctgctttctaTTCAG CTGCTCTGGAGAAGCTGGAGGAGCGGTTCAGCACACGGACACTGTACTTCATTGCGTATTTGGCCTTTgggctgggcacagggctggccACGCTCTCCAGAAATATCTACATAGTACTGTCACTGTGCACAACCTATGGCATTCTCTTTGCCACACTCTGCACGCTGCCCTACTCTCTACTCTGCGACTACTACCAGAGCTGTGAG tttgcaggcTCGCACACAGAGGGAACACGGCGTGGGATGGGTGTTGATATCTCCCTACTCAGCTGCCAGTACTTCTTGGCGCAGATCCTGGTGGCCCTGGCCATGGGGCCACTGACAACAGCTGTGGGCAGTGCCAGCGGCACCATGTACTTTGCCAGCCTGGTGTCCTTCCTGGGCTGCCTCTTCTCCTCCCTCTGTGTCATCTATGAGCCAACCCTGTCCACTGAGGAGCTGCCACCCACCGAGGAACAGAGCCCGCTCCTGCCCTGTGTGCAGGACTAA
- the SLC45A1 gene encoding proton-associated sugar transporter A isoform X7 encodes MLSICEILVNGLNLSKGNSTKFFLFNHFILSYFLSRLSAVMIPPSATTPIGDAALLPSVASQETWRSQIPGYSGYAMETAYVTPVLLQMGLPDQLYGMVWFISPILGFLLQPLLGAWSDRCTSRFGRRRPFILVLAVGALFGLSLMLNGRDIGSALSDTVNNHKWGIVLTVCGVVLMDFSADSADNPSHAYMMDVCSPMDQDRGLNIHALLAGLGGGFGYVIGGIHWDKTSFGKAVGGQLRVIYVFTSIILTITTVLTLISIPERPLGSFSRKKKVMKSPSLPLPPSPPLFFEEGVNENFASRNSDHLYASFTSPVSPLSPLTPKYGSFVSRDNSLTGINEFASSFGTSNIDSVLIDCFTGGHSSYLALPASLPRQPVSVSFPRVPDGCYQQENGILEQGERSIIPGPDGEALRVGSLDAIKPRSSGILKRPQSLAIPDIVTGHCPESSRRRNVTFSQQVANILLDGVKYESELNGSGETSEQPLSMRLLCSTICHMPRALRNLCINHFLGWLSFEGMLLFYTDFMGEVVFEGNPKAPHNSDEYQKYNAGVTMGCWGMCIYAFSAAFYSAALEKLEERFSTRTLYFIAYLAFGLGTGLATLSRNIYIVLSLCTTYGILFATLCTLPYSLLCDYYQSCEFAGSHTEGTRRGMGVDISLLSCQYFLAQILVALAMGPLTTAVGSASGTMYFASLVSFLGCLFSSLCVIYEPTLSTEELPPTEEQSPLLPCVQD; translated from the exons ATGCTCTCAATATGTGAAATACTCGTAAATGGCTTGAACTTGAGTAAAGGAAATTCCACAAAATTTTTCTTATTCAACCATTTTATTCTGagctattttctttctagaCTCTCAGCTGTGATGATTCCACCATCTGCAACAACCCCCATCGGTGATGCTGCACTTTTGCCAAGTGTGGCTTCTCAGGAAACATGGAGGTCACAAATTCCAGGCTATTCTGG CTATGCCATGGAAACAGCCTATGTTACACCTGTGTTGCTTCAGATGGGGCTGCCAGACCAGCTGTATGGAATGGTGTGGTTCATCAGCCCTATACTAG GGTTtctgctgcagcctttgctgGGGGCCTGGAGTGACAGATGCACATCAAGATTCGGGAGGAGAAGACCTTTCATTCTGGTCTTAGCAGTAG GTGCGCTGTTTGGGCTCTCGCTTATGCTGAATGGCAGAGATATTGGGAGTGCCTTGTCTGACACTGTGAATAATCACAAATGGGGGATTGTTCTTACAGTCTGTGGTGTTGTCCTCATGGACTTCAGTGCAGATTCGGCAGACAATCCCAGCCACGCCTACATGATGGATGTGTGTAGCCCAATGGATCAAGACAGGGGCCTCAATATCCATGCTTTGTTAGCAG GTCTTGGAGGTGGCTTTGGTTATGTTATTGGAGGAATACATTGGGATAAAACCAGTTTTGGAAAAGCTGTGGGAGGGCAACTGCGTGTCATCTATGTCTTCACATCAATAATACTGACTATCACTACTGTGCTGACTCTGATTAGCATTCCAGAAAGACCCCTAGGGTCCTttagcaggaagaaaaaggtgATGAAGAGTCCAagtcttcctctccctccttctccaCCTCTCTTCTTTGAAGAGGGTGTAAATGAAAACTTTGCTTCTCGCAACTCAGATCACTTATATGCAAGTTTTACAAGCCCTGTTTCTCCCCTCAGCCCGCTCACACCCAAGTATGGCAGTTTTGTCAGCAGAGACAATTCCTTGACAGGAATTAACGAATTTGCATCATCATTTGGGACTTCAAATATTGATAGTGTGCTTATAGACTGTTTTACAGGTGGGCACAGTAGTTACTTAgcacttccagctagcttgcCCAGGCAGCCTGTCAGTGTCAGCTTTCCTCGGGTGCCAGATGGTTGTTACCAACAAGAAAATGGAATTCTGGAGCAAGGGGAGAGGAGCATAATTCCAGGGCCTGACGGAGAGGCACTGAGGGTGGGCTCCCTGGATGCAATAAAGCCACGGTCATCAGGCATCCTGAAAAGACCTCAGAGCTTGGCCATTCCAGATATTGTAACAGGACATTGTCCAGAAAGTagcagaagaagaaatgtaacTTTCAGCCAACAG GTTGCTAATATCCTGCTGGATGGTGTTAAGTATGAGAGTGAGCTGAATGGATCAGGTGAGACCTCCGAGCAACCACTCTCCATGCGACTTCTTTGTTCAACCATCTGCCACATGCCCAGGGCTCTTCGTAACCTCTGCATCAACCACTTTCTAG GATGGCTCTCATTTGAGGGGATGTTGCTCTTCTACACTGACTTCATGGGAGAAGTAGTGTTTGAAGGGAATCCAAAAGCCCCTCACAACTCAGATGAGTATCAGAAGTACAACGCTGGGGTCACCATGGGCTGCTGGGGAATGTGCATCTATGcattcagtgctgctttctaTTCAG CTGCTCTGGAGAAGCTGGAGGAGCGGTTCAGCACACGGACACTGTACTTCATTGCGTATTTGGCCTTTgggctgggcacagggctggccACGCTCTCCAGAAATATCTACATAGTACTGTCACTGTGCACAACCTATGGCATTCTCTTTGCCACACTCTGCACGCTGCCCTACTCTCTACTCTGCGACTACTACCAGAGCTGTGAG tttgcaggcTCGCACACAGAGGGAACACGGCGTGGGATGGGTGTTGATATCTCCCTACTCAGCTGCCAGTACTTCTTGGCGCAGATCCTGGTGGCCCTGGCCATGGGGCCACTGACAACAGCTGTGGGCAGTGCCAGCGGCACCATGTACTTTGCCAGCCTGGTGTCCTTCCTGGGCTGCCTCTTCTCCTCCCTCTGTGTCATCTATGAGCCAACCCTGTCCACTGAGGAGCTGCCACCCACCGAGGAACAGAGCCCGCTCCTGCCCTGTGTGCAGGACTAA
- the SLC45A1 gene encoding proton-associated sugar transporter A isoform X1: MLSICEILVNGLNLSKGNSTKFFLFNHFILSYFLSRLSAVMIPPSATTPIGDAALLPSVASQETWRSQIPGYSGSVTQHISHRANNFKRHPKRRKLIRPSPPPPPNTPCPIDLIGFGDLQPRRSFLELLFNGCILFGLEFSYAMETAYVTPVLLQMGLPDQLYGMVWFISPILGFLLQPLLGAWSDRCTSRFGRRRPFILVLAVGALFGLSLMLNGRDIGSALSDTVNNHKWGIVLTVCGVVLMDFSADSADNPSHAYMMDVCSPMDQDRGLNIHALLAGLGGGFGYVIGGIHWDKTSFGKAVGGQLRVIYVFTSIILTITTVLTLISIPERPLGSFSRKKKVMKSPSLPLPPSPPLFFEEGVNENFASRNSDHLYASFTSPVSPLSPLTPKYGSFVSRDNSLTGINEFASSFGTSNIDSVLIDCFTGGHSSYLALPASLPRQPVSVSFPRVPDGCYQQENGILEQGERSIIPGPDGEALRVGSLDAIKPRSSGILKRPQSLAIPDIVTGHCPESSRRRNVTFSQQVANILLDGVKYESELNGSGETSEQPLSMRLLCSTICHMPRALRNLCINHFLGWLSFEGMLLFYTDFMGEVVFEGNPKAPHNSDEYQKYNAGVTMGCWGMCIYAFSAAFYSAALEKLEERFSTRTLYFIAYLAFGLGTGLATLSRNIYIVLSLCTTYGILFATLCTLPYSLLCDYYQSCEFAGSHTEGTRRGMGVDISLLSCQYFLAQILVALAMGPLTTAVGSASGTMYFASLVSFLGCLFSSLCVIYEPTLSTEELPPTEEQSPLLPCVQD; this comes from the exons ATGCTCTCAATATGTGAAATACTCGTAAATGGCTTGAACTTGAGTAAAGGAAATTCCACAAAATTTTTCTTATTCAACCATTTTATTCTGagctattttctttctagaCTCTCAGCTGTGATGATTCCACCATCTGCAACAACCCCCATCGGTGATGCTGCACTTTTGCCAAGTGTGGCTTCTCAGGAAACATGGAGGTCACAAATTCCAGGCTATTCTGGGTCAGTCACACAGCACATAAGTCACCGGGCTAATAACTTCAAGAGACATCcgaaaaggagaaaattaatcCGTCCTTCgccgccaccaccaccaaaTACTCCCTGTCCTATTGACTTGATTGGCTTTGGAGATCTCCAGCCTCGGAGATCTTTCCTGGAACTCCTGTTTAATGGGTGTATTCTCTTTGGGCTTGAGTTTAGCTATGCCATGGAAACAGCCTATGTTACACCTGTGTTGCTTCAGATGGGGCTGCCAGACCAGCTGTATGGAATGGTGTGGTTCATCAGCCCTATACTAG GGTTtctgctgcagcctttgctgGGGGCCTGGAGTGACAGATGCACATCAAGATTCGGGAGGAGAAGACCTTTCATTCTGGTCTTAGCAGTAG GTGCGCTGTTTGGGCTCTCGCTTATGCTGAATGGCAGAGATATTGGGAGTGCCTTGTCTGACACTGTGAATAATCACAAATGGGGGATTGTTCTTACAGTCTGTGGTGTTGTCCTCATGGACTTCAGTGCAGATTCGGCAGACAATCCCAGCCACGCCTACATGATGGATGTGTGTAGCCCAATGGATCAAGACAGGGGCCTCAATATCCATGCTTTGTTAGCAG GTCTTGGAGGTGGCTTTGGTTATGTTATTGGAGGAATACATTGGGATAAAACCAGTTTTGGAAAAGCTGTGGGAGGGCAACTGCGTGTCATCTATGTCTTCACATCAATAATACTGACTATCACTACTGTGCTGACTCTGATTAGCATTCCAGAAAGACCCCTAGGGTCCTttagcaggaagaaaaaggtgATGAAGAGTCCAagtcttcctctccctccttctccaCCTCTCTTCTTTGAAGAGGGTGTAAATGAAAACTTTGCTTCTCGCAACTCAGATCACTTATATGCAAGTTTTACAAGCCCTGTTTCTCCCCTCAGCCCGCTCACACCCAAGTATGGCAGTTTTGTCAGCAGAGACAATTCCTTGACAGGAATTAACGAATTTGCATCATCATTTGGGACTTCAAATATTGATAGTGTGCTTATAGACTGTTTTACAGGTGGGCACAGTAGTTACTTAgcacttccagctagcttgcCCAGGCAGCCTGTCAGTGTCAGCTTTCCTCGGGTGCCAGATGGTTGTTACCAACAAGAAAATGGAATTCTGGAGCAAGGGGAGAGGAGCATAATTCCAGGGCCTGACGGAGAGGCACTGAGGGTGGGCTCCCTGGATGCAATAAAGCCACGGTCATCAGGCATCCTGAAAAGACCTCAGAGCTTGGCCATTCCAGATATTGTAACAGGACATTGTCCAGAAAGTagcagaagaagaaatgtaacTTTCAGCCAACAG GTTGCTAATATCCTGCTGGATGGTGTTAAGTATGAGAGTGAGCTGAATGGATCAGGTGAGACCTCCGAGCAACCACTCTCCATGCGACTTCTTTGTTCAACCATCTGCCACATGCCCAGGGCTCTTCGTAACCTCTGCATCAACCACTTTCTAG GATGGCTCTCATTTGAGGGGATGTTGCTCTTCTACACTGACTTCATGGGAGAAGTAGTGTTTGAAGGGAATCCAAAAGCCCCTCACAACTCAGATGAGTATCAGAAGTACAACGCTGGGGTCACCATGGGCTGCTGGGGAATGTGCATCTATGcattcagtgctgctttctaTTCAG CTGCTCTGGAGAAGCTGGAGGAGCGGTTCAGCACACGGACACTGTACTTCATTGCGTATTTGGCCTTTgggctgggcacagggctggccACGCTCTCCAGAAATATCTACATAGTACTGTCACTGTGCACAACCTATGGCATTCTCTTTGCCACACTCTGCACGCTGCCCTACTCTCTACTCTGCGACTACTACCAGAGCTGTGAG tttgcaggcTCGCACACAGAGGGAACACGGCGTGGGATGGGTGTTGATATCTCCCTACTCAGCTGCCAGTACTTCTTGGCGCAGATCCTGGTGGCCCTGGCCATGGGGCCACTGACAACAGCTGTGGGCAGTGCCAGCGGCACCATGTACTTTGCCAGCCTGGTGTCCTTCCTGGGCTGCCTCTTCTCCTCCCTCTGTGTCATCTATGAGCCAACCCTGTCCACTGAGGAGCTGCCACCCACCGAGGAACAGAGCCCGCTCCTGCCCTGTGTGCAGGACTAA
- the SLC45A1 gene encoding proton-associated sugar transporter A isoform X9 — protein sequence MLHFCQVWLLRKHGGHKFQAILGFLLQPLLGAWSDRCTSRFGRRRPFILVLAVVCGVVLMDFSADSADNPSHAYMMDVCSPMDQDRGLNIHALLAGLGGGFGYVIGGIHWDKTSFGKAVGGQLRVIYVFTSIILTITTVLTLISIPERPLGSFSRKKKVMKSPSLPLPPSPPLFFEEGVNENFASRNSDHLYASFTSPVSPLSPLTPKYGSFVSRDNSLTGINEFASSFGTSNIDSVLIDCFTGGHSSYLALPASLPRQPVSVSFPRVPDGCYQQENGILEQGERSIIPGPDGEALRVGSLDAIKPRSSGILKRPQSLAIPDIVTGHCPESSRRRNVTFSQQVANILLDGVKYESELNGSGETSEQPLSMRLLCSTICHMPRALRNLCINHFLGWLSFEGMLLFYTDFMGEVVFEGNPKAPHNSDEYQKYNAGVTMGCWGMCIYAFSAAFYSAALEKLEERFSTRTLYFIAYLAFGLGTGLATLSRNIYIVLSLCTTYGILFATLCTLPYSLLCDYYQSCEFAGSHTEGTRRGMGVDISLLSCQYFLAQILVALAMGPLTTAVGSASGTMYFASLVSFLGCLFSSLCVIYEPTLSTEELPPTEEQSPLLPCVQD from the exons ATGCTGCACTTTTGCCAAGTGTGGCTTCTCAGGAAACATGGAGGTCACAAATTCCAGGCTATTCTGG GGTTtctgctgcagcctttgctgGGGGCCTGGAGTGACAGATGCACATCAAGATTCGGGAGGAGAAGACCTTTCATTCTGGTCTTAGCAGTAG TCTGTGGTGTTGTCCTCATGGACTTCAGTGCAGATTCGGCAGACAATCCCAGCCACGCCTACATGATGGATGTGTGTAGCCCAATGGATCAAGACAGGGGCCTCAATATCCATGCTTTGTTAGCAG GTCTTGGAGGTGGCTTTGGTTATGTTATTGGAGGAATACATTGGGATAAAACCAGTTTTGGAAAAGCTGTGGGAGGGCAACTGCGTGTCATCTATGTCTTCACATCAATAATACTGACTATCACTACTGTGCTGACTCTGATTAGCATTCCAGAAAGACCCCTAGGGTCCTttagcaggaagaaaaaggtgATGAAGAGTCCAagtcttcctctccctccttctccaCCTCTCTTCTTTGAAGAGGGTGTAAATGAAAACTTTGCTTCTCGCAACTCAGATCACTTATATGCAAGTTTTACAAGCCCTGTTTCTCCCCTCAGCCCGCTCACACCCAAGTATGGCAGTTTTGTCAGCAGAGACAATTCCTTGACAGGAATTAACGAATTTGCATCATCATTTGGGACTTCAAATATTGATAGTGTGCTTATAGACTGTTTTACAGGTGGGCACAGTAGTTACTTAgcacttccagctagcttgcCCAGGCAGCCTGTCAGTGTCAGCTTTCCTCGGGTGCCAGATGGTTGTTACCAACAAGAAAATGGAATTCTGGAGCAAGGGGAGAGGAGCATAATTCCAGGGCCTGACGGAGAGGCACTGAGGGTGGGCTCCCTGGATGCAATAAAGCCACGGTCATCAGGCATCCTGAAAAGACCTCAGAGCTTGGCCATTCCAGATATTGTAACAGGACATTGTCCAGAAAGTagcagaagaagaaatgtaacTTTCAGCCAACAG GTTGCTAATATCCTGCTGGATGGTGTTAAGTATGAGAGTGAGCTGAATGGATCAGGTGAGACCTCCGAGCAACCACTCTCCATGCGACTTCTTTGTTCAACCATCTGCCACATGCCCAGGGCTCTTCGTAACCTCTGCATCAACCACTTTCTAG GATGGCTCTCATTTGAGGGGATGTTGCTCTTCTACACTGACTTCATGGGAGAAGTAGTGTTTGAAGGGAATCCAAAAGCCCCTCACAACTCAGATGAGTATCAGAAGTACAACGCTGGGGTCACCATGGGCTGCTGGGGAATGTGCATCTATGcattcagtgctgctttctaTTCAG CTGCTCTGGAGAAGCTGGAGGAGCGGTTCAGCACACGGACACTGTACTTCATTGCGTATTTGGCCTTTgggctgggcacagggctggccACGCTCTCCAGAAATATCTACATAGTACTGTCACTGTGCACAACCTATGGCATTCTCTTTGCCACACTCTGCACGCTGCCCTACTCTCTACTCTGCGACTACTACCAGAGCTGTGAG tttgcaggcTCGCACACAGAGGGAACACGGCGTGGGATGGGTGTTGATATCTCCCTACTCAGCTGCCAGTACTTCTTGGCGCAGATCCTGGTGGCCCTGGCCATGGGGCCACTGACAACAGCTGTGGGCAGTGCCAGCGGCACCATGTACTTTGCCAGCCTGGTGTCCTTCCTGGGCTGCCTCTTCTCCTCCCTCTGTGTCATCTATGAGCCAACCCTGTCCACTGAGGAGCTGCCACCCACCGAGGAACAGAGCCCGCTCCTGCCCTGTGTGCAGGACTAA
- the SLC45A1 gene encoding proton-associated sugar transporter A isoform X6: MIPPSATTPIGDAALLPSVASQETWRSQIPGYSGYAMETAYVTPVLLQMGLPDQLYGMVWFISPILGFLLQPLLGAWSDRCTSRFGRRRPFILVLAVGALFGLSLMLNGRDIGSALSDTVNNHKWGIVLTVCGVVLMDFSADSADNPSHAYMMDVCSPMDQDRGLNIHALLAGLGGGFGYVIGGIHWDKTSFGKAVGGQLRVIYVFTSIILTITTVLTLISIPERPLGSFSRKKKVMKSPSLPLPPSPPLFFEEGVNENFASRNSDHLYASFTSPVSPLSPLTPKYGSFVSRDNSLTGINEFASSFGTSNIDSVLIDCFTGGHSSYLALPASLPRQPVSVSFPRVPDGCYQQENGILEQGERSIIPGPDGEALRVGSLDAIKPRSSGILKRPQSLAIPDIVTGHCPESSRRRNVTFSQQVANILLDGVKYESELNGSGETSEQPLSMRLLCSTICHMPRALRNLCINHFLGWLSFEGMLLFYTDFMGEVVFEGNPKAPHNSDEYQKYNAGVTMGCWGMCIYAFSAAFYSAALEKLEERFSTRTLYFIAYLAFGLGTGLATLSRNIYIVLSLCTTYGILFATLCTLPYSLLCDYYQSCEFAGSHTEGTRRGMGVDISLLSCQYFLAQILVALAMGPLTTAVGSASGTMYFASLVSFLGCLFSSLCVIYEPTLSTEELPPTEEQSPLLPCVQD; this comes from the exons ATGATTCCACCATCTGCAACAACCCCCATCGGTGATGCTGCACTTTTGCCAAGTGTGGCTTCTCAGGAAACATGGAGGTCACAAATTCCAGGCTATTCTGG CTATGCCATGGAAACAGCCTATGTTACACCTGTGTTGCTTCAGATGGGGCTGCCAGACCAGCTGTATGGAATGGTGTGGTTCATCAGCCCTATACTAG GGTTtctgctgcagcctttgctgGGGGCCTGGAGTGACAGATGCACATCAAGATTCGGGAGGAGAAGACCTTTCATTCTGGTCTTAGCAGTAG GTGCGCTGTTTGGGCTCTCGCTTATGCTGAATGGCAGAGATATTGGGAGTGCCTTGTCTGACACTGTGAATAATCACAAATGGGGGATTGTTCTTACAGTCTGTGGTGTTGTCCTCATGGACTTCAGTGCAGATTCGGCAGACAATCCCAGCCACGCCTACATGATGGATGTGTGTAGCCCAATGGATCAAGACAGGGGCCTCAATATCCATGCTTTGTTAGCAG GTCTTGGAGGTGGCTTTGGTTATGTTATTGGAGGAATACATTGGGATAAAACCAGTTTTGGAAAAGCTGTGGGAGGGCAACTGCGTGTCATCTATGTCTTCACATCAATAATACTGACTATCACTACTGTGCTGACTCTGATTAGCATTCCAGAAAGACCCCTAGGGTCCTttagcaggaagaaaaaggtgATGAAGAGTCCAagtcttcctctccctccttctccaCCTCTCTTCTTTGAAGAGGGTGTAAATGAAAACTTTGCTTCTCGCAACTCAGATCACTTATATGCAAGTTTTACAAGCCCTGTTTCTCCCCTCAGCCCGCTCACACCCAAGTATGGCAGTTTTGTCAGCAGAGACAATTCCTTGACAGGAATTAACGAATTTGCATCATCATTTGGGACTTCAAATATTGATAGTGTGCTTATAGACTGTTTTACAGGTGGGCACAGTAGTTACTTAgcacttccagctagcttgcCCAGGCAGCCTGTCAGTGTCAGCTTTCCTCGGGTGCCAGATGGTTGTTACCAACAAGAAAATGGAATTCTGGAGCAAGGGGAGAGGAGCATAATTCCAGGGCCTGACGGAGAGGCACTGAGGGTGGGCTCCCTGGATGCAATAAAGCCACGGTCATCAGGCATCCTGAAAAGACCTCAGAGCTTGGCCATTCCAGATATTGTAACAGGACATTGTCCAGAAAGTagcagaagaagaaatgtaacTTTCAGCCAACAG GTTGCTAATATCCTGCTGGATGGTGTTAAGTATGAGAGTGAGCTGAATGGATCAGGTGAGACCTCCGAGCAACCACTCTCCATGCGACTTCTTTGTTCAACCATCTGCCACATGCCCAGGGCTCTTCGTAACCTCTGCATCAACCACTTTCTAG GATGGCTCTCATTTGAGGGGATGTTGCTCTTCTACACTGACTTCATGGGAGAAGTAGTGTTTGAAGGGAATCCAAAAGCCCCTCACAACTCAGATGAGTATCAGAAGTACAACGCTGGGGTCACCATGGGCTGCTGGGGAATGTGCATCTATGcattcagtgctgctttctaTTCAG CTGCTCTGGAGAAGCTGGAGGAGCGGTTCAGCACACGGACACTGTACTTCATTGCGTATTTGGCCTTTgggctgggcacagggctggccACGCTCTCCAGAAATATCTACATAGTACTGTCACTGTGCACAACCTATGGCATTCTCTTTGCCACACTCTGCACGCTGCCCTACTCTCTACTCTGCGACTACTACCAGAGCTGTGAG tttgcaggcTCGCACACAGAGGGAACACGGCGTGGGATGGGTGTTGATATCTCCCTACTCAGCTGCCAGTACTTCTTGGCGCAGATCCTGGTGGCCCTGGCCATGGGGCCACTGACAACAGCTGTGGGCAGTGCCAGCGGCACCATGTACTTTGCCAGCCTGGTGTCCTTCCTGGGCTGCCTCTTCTCCTCCCTCTGTGTCATCTATGAGCCAACCCTGTCCACTGAGGAGCTGCCACCCACCGAGGAACAGAGCCCGCTCCTGCCCTGTGTGCAGGACTAA